A genomic region of Zea mays cultivar B73 chromosome 6, Zm-B73-REFERENCE-NAM-5.0, whole genome shotgun sequence contains the following coding sequences:
- the LOC103629988 gene encoding plasmodesmata-located protein 6 isoform X2, producing the protein MWKLVAAAVALIVLCACTTPARGGDDYTAFVYAGCSQGRYDPGSQYAADVDTALSSLVNSAGFVAYANYTSPGQLVGVYQCRSDLPAAVCGGCVRSAVSKLSSLCNAAAGAAVQLRACFVRYGNDSFLGRQDTTVLFKKCGGGESAGGDTGVVAMRDAALGALVAAAAPGAGEGSYRAGAAGYVQAMSQCVGDLGAKACTDCVSAAASQLKAGCGYASAGEVYLGKCYARFWSNAAPGGGGGEGTGTGGGLPVVGGGGGNVIGGGGVGGAGNGYGYGGFVPNTYGQHDESGKTLAIIIGLVAAAAIVIVFLSFLRRSRAAGGKT; encoded by the exons ATGTGGAAGCTTGTTGCAGCAGCAGTAGCGCTAATCGTGCTGTGCGCGTGCACGACGCCAGCGCGCGGCGGCGACGACTACACGGCGTTCGTGTACGCCGGGTGCTCGCAGGGGCGGTACGACCCCGGGTCGCAGTACGCCGCGGACGTGGACACCGCGCTGTCGTCCCTCGTGAACAGCGCAGGCTTCGTGGCCTACGCAAACTACACCTCGCCGGGGCAGCTGGTGGGCGTGTACCAGTGCCGGTCCGACCTCCCCGCGGCGGTGTGCGGCGGCTGCGTGAGGTCGGCCGTCTCCAAGCTGTCCTCGCTGTGCAACGCGGCGGCGGGCGCCGCGGTGCAGCTGCGCGCCTGCTTCGTGCGGTACGGGAACGACTCGTTCCTGGGGAGGCAGGACACGACGGTGCTGTTCAAGAAGTGCGGCGGCGGCGAGAGCGCGGGGGGCGACACGGGCGTGGTGGCCATGCGCGACGCGGCGCTCGGCGCGCTCGTGGCCGCCGCGGCACCCGGCGCCGGCGAGGGCTCGTACCGCGCCGGCGCGGCGGGGTACGTGCAGGCCATGTCGCAGTGCGTCGGGGACCTCGGCGCCAAGGCCTGCACCGACTGCGTCTCCGCCGCGGCCTCGCAGCTCAAGGCCGGCTGCGGCTACGCCTCCGCGGGGGAGGTGTACCTCGGCAAGTGCTACGCGCGCTTCTGGTCCAATGCCGcccccggcggcggcggtggcgaagGCACCGGCACTGGCGGTGGATTACCGGTGGTCGGAGGTGGCGGCGGCAATgtcatcggcggcggcggcgtgggaGGAGCAGGCAACGGATACGGATACGGCGGATTCGTGCCAAACACGTACGGGCAGCACG ATGAATCTGGGAAAACCCTTGCCATCATCATCGGCCTGGTGGCAGCGGCCGCCATTGTCATCGTCTTCCTCTCCTTCCTCCGTAGGTCCAGGGCTGCCGGAGGTAAGACTTGA
- the LOC103629988 gene encoding plasmodesmata-located protein 6 isoform X1: MWKLVAAAVALIVLCACTTPARGGDDYTAFVYAGCSQGRYDPGSQYAADVDTALSSLVNSAGFVAYANYTSPGQLVGVYQCRSDLPAAVCGGCVRSAVSKLSSLCNAAAGAAVQLRACFVRYGNDSFLGRQDTTVLFKKCGGGESAGGDTGVVAMRDAALGALVAAAAPGAGEGSYRAGAAGYVQAMSQCVGDLGAKACTDCVSAAASQLKAGCGYASAGEVYLGKCYARFWSNAAPGGGGGEGTGTGGGLPVVGGGGGNVIGGGGVGGAGNGYGYGGFVPNTYGQHDESGKTLAIIIGLVAAAAIVIVFLSFLRRSRAAGGKS, encoded by the exons ATGTGGAAGCTTGTTGCAGCAGCAGTAGCGCTAATCGTGCTGTGCGCGTGCACGACGCCAGCGCGCGGCGGCGACGACTACACGGCGTTCGTGTACGCCGGGTGCTCGCAGGGGCGGTACGACCCCGGGTCGCAGTACGCCGCGGACGTGGACACCGCGCTGTCGTCCCTCGTGAACAGCGCAGGCTTCGTGGCCTACGCAAACTACACCTCGCCGGGGCAGCTGGTGGGCGTGTACCAGTGCCGGTCCGACCTCCCCGCGGCGGTGTGCGGCGGCTGCGTGAGGTCGGCCGTCTCCAAGCTGTCCTCGCTGTGCAACGCGGCGGCGGGCGCCGCGGTGCAGCTGCGCGCCTGCTTCGTGCGGTACGGGAACGACTCGTTCCTGGGGAGGCAGGACACGACGGTGCTGTTCAAGAAGTGCGGCGGCGGCGAGAGCGCGGGGGGCGACACGGGCGTGGTGGCCATGCGCGACGCGGCGCTCGGCGCGCTCGTGGCCGCCGCGGCACCCGGCGCCGGCGAGGGCTCGTACCGCGCCGGCGCGGCGGGGTACGTGCAGGCCATGTCGCAGTGCGTCGGGGACCTCGGCGCCAAGGCCTGCACCGACTGCGTCTCCGCCGCGGCCTCGCAGCTCAAGGCCGGCTGCGGCTACGCCTCCGCGGGGGAGGTGTACCTCGGCAAGTGCTACGCGCGCTTCTGGTCCAATGCCGcccccggcggcggcggtggcgaagGCACCGGCACTGGCGGTGGATTACCGGTGGTCGGAGGTGGCGGCGGCAATgtcatcggcggcggcggcgtgggaGGAGCAGGCAACGGATACGGATACGGCGGATTCGTGCCAAACACGTACGGGCAGCACG ATGAATCTGGGAAAACCCTTGCCATCATCATCGGCCTGGTGGCAGCGGCCGCCATTGTCATCGTCTTCCTCTCCTTCCTCCGTAGGTCCAGGGCTGCCGGAG GCAAAAGCTAA